TATCCGGGAAATGGGCCGCGACTTTCCCGAGCACCCCACGCTGTTTATCAAGTTCGCCGATGCCCTGACCGGCCCCTTCGATGACGTCTATATCCCCGAATACGCTACCCAGAAGCTGGACTATGAGGGTGAGCTTGCGGTGGTCATCGGCGAGCGCACGCACCGCGTAACCCGCGCGGATGCACTAGATTACGTGGCGGGGTATGCCATCATGAATGATTACACCCTGCGCGATTTTCAGCGCCAGACCAGCCAATTCCACGCAGGCAAGTCTTTTTACCGCACCGCAGGCTTTGGACCTTGGCTCACTACCCCTGATGAATGGGCGCCAGGTGGTAACGCGCGCCTTACCACCACGGTTAATGGCGAGGTGCGCCAGCAGGACAATACTGATGACCTCATCTTTTCCATCGCTGGCCTCATCGAATTCTGCTCGCAGCTCTATCCCCTCAACCCCGGTGATGTCATCGTGACCGGTACGCCCGAAGGCGTTGGTTTTGCCCGCGACCCGCAACAATTCCTCCAGGATGGCGATACGGTAGCCATCGACGTCGAAGGGCTCGGCCATATTTCTAATACCACTCGCTACGGCGAGCCCGGCCTCTAAGCCTGCTGCATATACCCCGCACAAGCTGTGGCTGGGTTCTCACTCCAACGAGGGCACACCAGTTTTCTAGATAGTGCCACCAAGCCGTTAAGCTGGAAGAATGAGCACCAAAAGCAGCACATCCCCTAAGAAGCTGAATAAGAAGGCCTACGAAAAAGAGCTCGAGCGGTTGCAAGCAGAGCTCGTCGATATGCAACAGTGGGTTGTTGAGACCGGCGCCCGCGTGGTCATCATCATGGAAGGCCGCGACGCCGCCGGCAAGGGTTCTGCCATTAAGCGCATCACGCAGTACCTCAACCCCCGCACCTGCCGCATCGAGGCGCTTCCGGCCCCGAACTCGCGCGAACAGGGCCAGTGGTATTTCCAGCGCTACGTAGAAAAGCTGCCCACCAAGGGCGAAATCGTCATCTTTGACCGCTCCTGGTACAACCGCGCCGGCGTTGAGCGCGTCATGGGCTTTTGCACCGACCAAGAATACGTCCGCTTCTTGCACCAGGCTCCCACCTTTGAGCAGATGCTTGTGGAAGACGGCATTATCCTGCGCAAATACTGGTTCTCTGTCTCTGATGAAGAGCAGATTAAGCGCTTTGAATCCCGCCGCAATGATCCGCTGCGCCGCTGGAAGCTCTCCCCCATGGATCTCCAATCCATTACTCGCTGGGAGGATTATTCCCGCGCCAAGGATGCCATGTTCATCCACACCGATACCCCGACCGCACCGTGGTACACCGTGGAGTCCGAGGATAAAAAGCGCTCGCGCATCAACGTCATTTCGCACTTGCTCAATACCATCCCTTACGAGAAGATCGAGCGCGAGCTGCCGGAGATCCCACACCGTCCCGATTCCGATGGCAAGACCTACGAGCGCCCAGACCGCGAAGAGTTCCGCTACGTACCGGATGTAGCTGCCAAGCTAGAGGCCTCGTCTACAAAGAAGGATAAGAAGAAAGGCAAGAAGAAGGACAAAAAGAAGTAGTCCCCCGAAGGCGTACTACTATGTCCTGCTATGAGCACTGACACCGTCGCCAAAGCACGCTTGGGAGATAAAATCCTCACCGCGGCGGCAGCGCTCATGGCGCTGTTTTATCTCATCGGGGCTTGGGCGGCTCCAGGAGCTATCGAGCTCATCCAAGCAGCGCTTTCGCTTTTATTCTTGCCCTTCATCTGGGTCTGGCGTACCAAACCGGTACTCAGCGCAGCCGGCTTTATCGTCCTCCTTGGTGCGTGGGCCGCGGCGTGGATAAGCCAGCTACCAGCGAACCTCGGGGTCACTCCATGGGCAATGACCGCGCCGATGGCCGTCTACGCTACCTCCCGCTACGTGGAACGCCGCTCAATTCCCCGCGCGGTGCTTACCGCCGCGTTCTTGGGTTCCTTTATATCGCCTGCGATGTGGCGCATTGACCCCGAGTCCTTTCTCTTATCTTTCCAGCTCGATCGCCGCTACATCACTTTGCTGGTGGTACATTGGGCGGTGCTCGGCAGCGCCTATTTCATCGCCGCACGCTATTTTGATTTGGATAGGCAACGCGAGCGCTTAGCCCAAGAACGGTTCCACCAAGCGCAGGAGGAAGAGCGCTTACTCATCGCGCGGGAATTGCACGATGTCTTGGCCCACTCCCTCACCCTGATCAAGGTCCAAGCTAATGCCGGGATTATCGCCGCGCGCACTGATACCACCGCCGCAGAGGACACTTTGAAGAGCATTCGCGATGGTGCGGATTCCGCGCTGGAGGAAGTGCGCGGCATCGTCACGGCGCTACGCAGCACGGGGCCTGCGGCTTTAGAACCCGCGCACCAGCTCGAGCACGTACAGGGCATCATCGACGGTTTTCGCACCGCTGGCCTGGAGGTTGACGCGGAATTGCCTGCCTCCTACGAGGTTTCCGCGCTGACTCAGCTGGCCCTGGTGCGCATTATTTCTGAAGGGCTGACCAATGCCCTGCGCCACCAAGGCCCCGGCACGCATGTGCAGCTAAAGCTCACGCTTTCCGATGCCGCACGGGTCACCCTCACCTCCACCGCTTCTTCCCCGACTCCCAGTGAGGTATCCGGCAGCGGCGTGGGTTTGGTGGGAGTTAAGGAACGCGCCCAAGCCTTGGGCGGGCACTTAACCAGCAGTGGCGATGCCCAGAAATTTACACTGGCTGCGGAACTACCATTACACAAGGACAACCATGCCTAAGATTCGCGTCATGCTTGCAGACGATCAAGCGATGCTCGTCGCTGCCTTATCGACCATCTTGAACGCGCAGGAAGATATTGAGGTGGTGGCTACCGCAGCCTCCGGAGGCGACGCCGTCTCCTTGGCACTTCGCCACCGCATTGATGTGGCCATTTTGGATATACGCATGCCTGGCATGGATGGAATCGCCGCAGCCCAAGCCATTCTCTCCCGCACCCCTGACTGCCGGATCATCATGCTCACCACGTTCAATGAAGAGGATCTGGTATCTCAATCTATTGCCGCGGGGGCGCATGGATTCTTGCTAAAAGATGCGGATCCAGAGGTGCTGGTAGAAGCCGTACGCGACGTTGCTAAGGGAGAGTCTGTCCTCGCCTCCCAGGTAACGGGCCCTGTTTTAGAGGGCTACCGCAAGGCGCTAACGCACAGCCAGCTTAGTCCGCACGAGCGCCAAGGACTTAGCCTAGTTACTCGGCGCGAGATGGAGGTTCTCTCGCTCATCGCGCGCGGTGCCACGAATCGCGAGATTGCCGGCCACATGTCTATCGCAGATACCACGGTAAAAACGCATGTCTCTGCGCTGATGTCCAAGCTAGCTGCACGCGACCGCGTGGCTTTGGTGCTGCTGGCGCACAAAGCTGGCATTGCTTAGCCTCCTACTGTGGTAGGACTACCCCGGCGCGAAGACCGTCTCGCAGGCGGAAGATTTCGATAGTTGCGCAGCTCATACTTTTGGTATGAGCTATGAGGTTGCTTTCGAACACATCACAAAGTCTTTTGGTTCCCAGGCAGTGCTGCGGGATATCAGTTTTCAGGTCTTACCTGGCCGCGTGCACGCTGTGCTCGGGAGAAATGGCGCCGGCAAGTCCMCCTTKTTTTCCATTTTCCTCGGTCTGCTACCCGCCGATTCGGGAACGGTGCGCGTGGCCGGAAAACCATGGTCGCGGGAAGTTCTCGACCATGTTGGCGCCTCGGTTAACGGGCCGGCTTTCTATGGCCACCTGTCCGCCACGGATAACCTCCGCGTGCATACCCGTCTGCTCGGATTGCCCGATACTGAAATCGACCGTGTCTTGCACATTGCTGGTCTAGCCGGGGCTGGTTCTAAGAAGGCAAAGTCTTTTTCCACTGGGATGAAAGCCCGTTTGGCCTTAGCTCAGGCCTTGCTCGGCGATCCGGAAATCTTATTGCTAGATGAGCCGCAAAATGGACTCGATCCACAGGGCATCGCGGAGCTGCGAAAGCTCCTCCAGCAGCTCGCCGCCGCTGGCCATACCGTCGTGGTCAGCTCCCATCAACTCGGTGAGGTCCTTCACCTAGCCCACGACATCACTATCCTGTCCCAAGGCACCATCCGGTATTCCGGCTCCCTGCAGGAACTGGCCCCCAGCGGTGAACTGGAAGCCGAATTCTTCCGCCTGACTTCTGCAGATGGTGAGACCGATGAGTAACCAGTATCGACGGTATCTCTCAGCAGAACTATTGCGTTGCCGCGGCAGCGCCCTGCAGTGGTTACCCTTGCTAGCCCTGCCCCTAGTGATAATGACGGTATTCTTTTCTGCGTTCGCCTCCTCCGCTGAGGACGCTACCGGGGTTCTTGGCTGGCAGTCCATGTTTATCACCGGGATGTACGCGCCGCTCATTGCGCTTTTTGCTGGCGTTCCAGAGCGCCGCGAGGTGCTCAGCCGCGGCGGCGGCACCCTATGGCGCCGGATTCATCCTCGCTACGAGCACGCCTCCCGTTTCTTCATCGTCGTGGCAAGCCTCGCAGTCTTTCACCTTCTTAATTTCGGTCTGTCCTGGGCTGCGGTTGCAGCGCAAGGGCGTGCAGACCACCAGCTGCTTCTCATCACTGGGGCTTATTCTTTCCTCGGAGCCATCGGCATCGCAGGGCTTGCGACCGCATGCGCCCGCAGGCTGGGCTTTGCCGTCACGCTTATCCTCGCGGTTATCTGGCAGGTCATTAGTGTGCTTCCTCGCGTTGTCGAAGGGCAGCTATGGTGGGCCTTCCCACCCGCGTGGCCGCTGCGGTTACTGTTGCCTGCGCTACGTATCCACCAAAATTCGGTTCCGCTCGATCCTGGCGATCCACTCCTGCTGGAAAGTCCGCTTCCTGCACTGGCGTTATGCCTCATCCTCGCTGTAGCGGGGGCTTTGACCGCGACTATGACGCCTCGGCGAGTACGTCCGCTTTCCCGACGCCGCCGCGTGGCGATATCCACGGTCAGTACCGTCGCCACTCCGGCTCAGGGATGGCAGCCTGCGGCTGTCCCTCGTGCCGCTGCCCGCTCGCGCCGTGCCGATGCGCTGCGTGGCTTTCACCGGGCCATAATGACGCCAGTGGTCATTACGTGCTTGGTATTAAGCGCCTTAGCGCTGATCTTTATTGCCCTTATCTATCCACCACGTTATGTGCAGGGATTCTACGTATTTTTGCTTCTCCCTGTGGGTGCCGGTGTACTTCCTGTACTGGTCTGGCCGGGGTTCTCGGGCGCGTGGCCGATTGTTTATACAGAATCTCGCCACTGCTCTACTGCCCTTCTCCTGTGGTTACTGGGCATCATCGCAGCGGTGTGCACTTGTGCTTCGGTCGCGATTATCTTTGCCGGTGAAACCACCCTAGCTGTGCTCGCCCAACTGCCGCTGGCCATCGGCGTCGGGTACGTCCTCGCGGCGGTGTCGCTCATCGTCATCATCCGCTTTGGTATCTGGAGTTCGCTTGCTCTCACCATCATCGGCACCATTGTCTCCGTGACGGTAGGCGGCGATGTCCTCGCGAAGACTATCCTTTGGCTCATTGCCTTCCCAGCCTGGCCGATGAATGCGGATTCTCCCGACCGCTACGCCGCTGCGGCAATGATGACTCTGCTTTTCGCCGCCATTACTTCTTGGGCCGCCAAGCGGTTGCTGCGCACACGGGCACTTCGCCCCACCGCTTAAATAACTAAGGCCCGCAGGGACTCCGCGGGCCTTAAACTATGCAAGCTTAAAGCTCAGAGGGAGATACGCGCTTGGGCAGGACCACCGGGCGGGCATTAGAAAGCCCCTCCACCACGCGGATGACCTGGTTGGAGTAACCGAACTCGTTGTCGTACCAGACGTAGAGCACCAGGTGCTTGCCGGAAGCGATGGTGGCGATGCCATCGACGATGCCGGCATTAGTATTGCCCACGAAGTCGCTAGAGACGACCTCTGGGGAGGCGATGTAGGAAATCTGCTGGCGCAGATCAGAGTGCAGGGAGACGTTACGCAAGAAGTCATTGACCTCATCGCGGTCGACCTCTTGCTCCAGCTCCAAGTTAAGCACCGCCATGGACACATCCGGGGTAGGAACGCGGATGGCGTTACCGGTCAGCTTGCCTTCGAACTCCGGCAGAGCCTTGGCCACAGCCTTGGCGGCACCGGTGGCGGCAAGCACCATGTTCAGGCCAGCGGCGCGGCCGCGGCGCTCGCCCTTGTGGTAGTTATCAATGAGGTTTTGGTCATTGGTAAACGAGTGCGCGGTTTCCACGTGGCCGTGGGCCACGCCGTAGCGGTCATTGATCACCTTGAGCACCGGGGTAATGCCGTTGGTGGTGCACGATGCGGCGGAGAGGATCTTATCGTCATCGGTAATGGCGGAATCGTTGATGCCAAAGACGATGTTTTTGATATCGCCCTTGCCCGGCGCGGTCAGCAGCACGCGGGCCACGCCCTTGGCCTCTAGGTGCTGGGACAGGCCTTCCTTATCGCGCCAAACACCGGTGTTATCCACCAGCACGGCGTTGTTGATGCCGTATTCGGTGTAATCGATCGTGGCTGGGTCGTTGGCGTAGATCATCTGGATCTTGGTGCCATTGGCCCAGATAACCTGTTCTTCCTCGTCCACGCTGATGGTGCCGTTGAAGGCGCCGTGGACGGAATCGCGGCGCAGGAGGCTGGCGCGCTTGATAATGTCCCCTTCGCCCTTATTGCGCACCACAATCGCGCGCAGGCGCACGCCGCCGTAAGCGGCCTCGCGGGCAACAAGGATGCGGGCAAGGAGGCGGCCGATGCGGCCAAAGCCGTACAGCACGACATCGGTTGGGTCGATATCCTCGCCGGCACCGACGATTTCCGTGAGTTCATCTTCGAGGTAGCGGCGCAGGTCTTCTTCGCCTGACTCTTCAAAGCCCAGGAGGAGGCGTCCGACGTCGATGGACGCGGAGCTTAGGTTCATATCCGCTAACTCGGACAGGATGGGCAGGGTTTCTGCCGTGGAGAGCTGGCGCTGGGCAATGCGGCGTCCGTAGCGGTGGGACTTGATGATGTCGATATCGGTCTGCCCCACCAGCGGGCGGCCGAAGATGGTGGCGACGACGTTGTTATTGCGGTGCAGTTGGTGGATGAGGGGAATCATCTGTTGCGCCAATTCGAGGCGCTCGTTCCAGTCATCATGTCCAATATGTGCGTTCGCAGTCACGAGGCTCCATCCATTTCTATTTCGGGGGTGGCTAGAAATCTTCGCCCCAAATTTTAGCGTGTATCAGTGTTTGTTTTGGCATAGGGAGTCCAGAATGTCTGCGACACTACCCCCGCGGATTTTGGCGGCCGGCTCACCTACGAGGCAGTAGGCTACGGCGTCATCGTGCTGCGCTCGGCGTTCCTTGAGCACGGAATTAAGCATGGGATATACCGGAGGTACATCGGGGTGGGCGCGGGTGTAGTCGGTCTCTAAACCGCGGGCATGGCGCCCCGAAAAGGCGCGGGTGGAGACGGTGGCCCCGCCGCGCTGGAGAAGCTTACGGTTGTAGTCACTGGTTCCGGCTTCTTTACTCAGCAAAAAGGCAGAGCCGCACGACGCGGCGGCCACGCCGGGCAGGCTTAAAACCTGGGTTACCTCTCCTGCCGTGCGCAACCCGCCTGCGGCAATCAGCGAGATGTTTGGTGCGACCGTGTGGACGGCTTCGTGGACGGCGGCGATGAGATCTGGCAGAGGTCGATCATCGGGAAGCGCGGTGCGGTCCCACGTGCCGCGGTGCCCGCCGGCATAAGGGCCCTGTACGCACAGCGCGTCCACTCCCAGTTTGGCGGCGGCGCGGGCCTCATCGGGTGTGGTGACGGTGGTCCAAGCCTCGGCACCCGCGGCGTGGATGCGGGCAAGCTGCGCTGCATCAAAGGTGCCGAACATGGACCACACGACGCGCGCGCCGCCCTGCAACGCCAGCTCGAGCTTGTCGCGGAAGCCGAAGGAATAATCGGGATCCGGTAGCGAGGTGCCTTCGGCCGCGGCCAGGTCCGCGGCGGCGGCCAACTGCTCAGGAGTTAACGGATCCTGCGGGCAAAACAGGTTCGCCCCAAAGGGGATGCCGGCGCAGGCATCAATCTGGCTGCGGGCAGAATCCACGCTGGCAGACCCAAGCCCCAAGGTGCCAAAGGAGCCCGCCGCATGCGCGGCGCGCACCAGATCCACGGTGGTAGGCCCGCCCGCCATGGGCGCTGGCATTACGGTTCGGCGCAAAGATTGAATAACCTTGCTCATAGGAAACCACTGTACCAAGCTAGAAAGGCGCATTCGTGGCAGCTTTGACAGATATTATTGCCCGGATTTTCGGCGGTCCCTCGCCAGCGCAGCAGGGGCTGGATCCGTCCGAGTTAGAGGCAGACTGGCTCATTGTTGGCCTGGGCAATCCCGGCGCGAAGTACGCCGCCACGCGCCATAACGTGGGCTATATGGCCGTCGATGATGTGCTTGCCCAAGGCGGCGACGTGCTCGAGCCGGTGCGCGGGATGGACCTCGAGGTGGCCCCGCTGCGCTGGGGTGATACCCGCGCGCTGGCGGTGCGCACGACGACGTTTATGAACCTCTCCGGCGATCCGATTGCCCCGCTGGCGCAGGCTTTGGGCATTGCGGCAGACCACATCATCGTCATCCACGATGAGCTCGATCTGCCGGCCAATAAGATTCGTCTGAAGCAGGGTGGCAATGAAAATGGGCACAACGGGCTGAAGTCGCTCACGCACAACCTGGGCACGCGGGACTATGTGCGCGTGCGCATTGGCATCGCGCGCCCGCCCAAGGGCTCGTCGGTTCCGGATTATGTCTTAGCGCCTGTCGATGCCGGCCCCGGCTTCGATACCGCCATCGCCACCGCCGCCGAAGCTGCCCAGCTCATCGCCACGCAAGGGCTCGTACAAGCCCAAAACCGCATTCACTCACGCTAGGACTGGGAAAATTTCTCCAGCGCCTGCGGGCTGCCGGCGGCGACGATGAAGTCAGTGGGGGCGAGCTGGGTGGCATCGGCAAGCGGGGCCCAAGCACCCTCTGCCTGGCAGACCGAGACCAACTGCACGTGGTAGGTGCGCCAAACCTCGCCCAGATCGAGCGGGCGGCCTGTGACCGAGGAGGGCGCGGCCATCTGCGTCACGCCGTAGTACGGGGCGATCTCAGCAAAGTCGCGGAAGCGCCCGCCCAAGAGGTAGGCCACGCGGCGGCCTGTGTCCCGCTCCGGGCGGATGACGTGGTGGGCGCCAATCTGGCGCAGGATGCGCTCGTGGGCCTCCGAATTCGCCTTGGCCCAAATATCCTTGACCCCCAGCTCCACCAGGTTAGACACAGTGAGGATGGAGGCCTCCAGGTGCGAGCCAATGCCCACGATGACCCGCTCCACCTCGTCGATGCCCAGCTGGCGCAACGCCGCCGGATCGGTGGTATCGGCCGAGATGGCCTCGGTTAAATGCGGCGCTCGTTCGCGCACGATTTTCTCATCGGAATCGATACCGAGAACCTCTACCCCATGGCCCATGAGCTCGCTTGCCAGGGAACAACCAAACCGCCCCAAGCCAATGACGACGACCGGGGCGATGTCGAGGGTGGCGCGGGAGCGGCCCAACGCCTTAAAAATGCTAGCCAATGAAGGGCCTTTCTTCGGGGTAGCTGTAGCGGCGGCTTAAATTCTTTGCCGCCAGCGCTGCTACCAGGGTGGTTGGGCCAACGCGGCCCAGGTACATGATGAAGCACAGCACGATTTGTGAGGGTGCGGACAAGCTGGCGGTAATCCCAGTGGATAGGCCCACTGTGGCGAAGGCGGACATGACCTCGAAGGAGACCTGATCGCCGCTAAATTGCGGATCGAAAAAGCGCAGCGCCGCCACACCGAGGGTCACCACCAGCACGCCGGCGAAGCTCAATGCTAGCGCCTGCCGGGTAACGCTGTGGGGAAGGCTGCGGTGGTAGATCGAGGTCTTTTCCTTGCCCAAGAACTCCGCGGCCATGACGGCTAGCAGCACGCACGCGGTGGTGACCTTGATGCCGCCGGCGGTACCGGCAGAGCCGCCGCCGATGAACATCAACGTATCGGTGCCCATGAGCGTTACCGGGTGAACCTCACCGTAGTCGAAGGTATTAAATCCGGCCGTGCGCGGGGAGACGCTGGCAAAGAACGCGTTGAGGATTTTCTCGCCCCACGACATCGGCGCCAGCACGCCATTCCACTCCGTCAAAGCGAAAAATATCGTGCCGACTACAAGTAGCACGCCGGTGGCCGCCAAGGTCATGCGCGCCGTGATAGAAATGCGGCGCGTCGCCTCCGACCCGCGACGCACGTGGCGCACCAATTCCGCCCAGACCGGAAAACCCAGCCCGCCGCCGATGACCGCCCCGGCCAGCGGCAAGAGGATCCAGGCATCGCCCACAAAGGGCACGAGATTATCGCTATTGGTGCTAAACCCAGCGTTATTAAAGGCCGAGATGGCGTGGAAGATGCCCTCCCATAACGCCCGCGGGAAGGAATGCCCGTAGCCCACCATAAGCCGCGCGGTGACCGCCGCGGCGATAATGCTTTCTACCACCGCGGTAAAGGCGAAGGTAAAAATCAGGGTGCGGCGGATGCCACCGGCGAGGATGGGCCGGCTTTCATAGGCGCCGGTCTTGCGGGCCTTAAAACTAATCCGGCCGGTCAAAAGCAGGCCGGATAGCGAGGCCAGCGACATAATCCCCAAACCACCCAGTTGGATCAGGGCCAAGATGACGACCTGCCCGGCCGGGCTCCAGAAGCTGCCGGTATCGACCACGACCAGGCCGGTCAGTGAGACCGCGGAGGTCGCGGTAAAAAGGGCAGATAAAAACGAGGCGCGGGAATCTCCGGCCTCGGCGAACGGCAGTAAGAGCAGAACCGTTCCTATCAAGATGAGCAGTAGAAACCCGGTGGCGGTTAGCCGCGCTGGTCCCCACTGCCGCAGAAAAAGCAGGCGCTTCACAAGCCGGAAGTATAGACCTGTCCAGCCCCAAGCGGAACTGCTAGGCGGCCCCCAGTGGACAAATATCACGAACGAATGTCGCGGACGGATATCACGTCCGCGGCTAAAATCGGGCCTATGACTTCGCCGTACTCCGCAGCTAGGACCATCGTGATTACCGGGGCATCGTCAGGCATTGGTGCCGCGGCCGCCCGGCAAATTCACCGCACCCGCCCGCAGGATAACCTCGTCATCATCGGCCGCAATCCGGACAAGACCAAGGCCGTTGCTCAGGAAGTAGGCGGGCAGTATTTCCTCGCCGATTTCGAATCGCTGGCCCAGGTCCGCCAGCTGGCCGATGATCTGCAACAACTGGAGCGCATCGATGCCTTGGGCAATAATGGCGGCGGCATTTTCGATGGCCCCACCATGACCGCCGATGGTTTCGAGCGCACGTGGCAAGTCAACGTCGTCGCGCCGTTCCTGCTGACGTCGCTGCTGCAAGAAAAGCTGCGCGATAGTAACGCCACCGTGGTCAACACGGCGTCGTTAGCTAATATGCTGATCTCGAATTTCGATCCGGCAGATCCCAATACGCTGGAGCATTTCAGCCCAGAGCGCGCATACGGCAATGCCAAGCTGGCGGATATCTTGCTCGCCAGGTTTATCGATGCCCACGGCATCAACGCGGTGTCCTTTCACCCGGGCGTTTTAGCCACCGAGTTTGGCAAGTCCTCCAAGGGGCTTACGGGCAAGGTGTACTCCGGGGTCATCGGCAAAGCCTTTGGCACCGCAGAGGCCGGCGGCGAGAACTTGGCCTACTTCCTCACCGGCACCGAGGGCATCCATTTCCAGTCCGGGGAATATTACAATAATAGGCGTTCGCTGGGCCTGCAGCGCCCGATTGCGAAGAACACCTCCGTGGCCCACCGCGTCTTTGAGGATCTGGGCCGCCGCCTCAATGTGGAGTGGTAGCGCGCAAGCACTAGACTATGGCGCATGAGTTCTGTCGCTTTTGAGGCCTCGCGCCGCCGCACGTTCGCCGTTATCGCCCACCCGGATGCCGGTAAGTCCACGCTGACGGAGGCGCTGGCGCTGCACGCGCACGTGATTAATGAGGCCGGCGCGGTCCACGGCAAGGGCAACCGCAAGTCCACCGTGTCTGACTGGATGGACATGGAGAAAAACCGCGGTATCTCCGTGGCCTCGTCCGCGCTGCAGTTTGAATACGCCCCAGAGGGACACGAGGGCGAGCCTTATATGATCAACCTGGTTGATACCCCAGGTCACGCGGACTTTTCGGAGGATACCTACCGCGTGCTTACCGCGGTAGATGCCGCAGTGATGCTTATCGATGCCGCCAAGGGCCTCGAGCCACAGACCCTCAAGCTCTTCCGCGTCTGTAAGGCGCGCGGGCTGCCCATCGTCACGGTGATCAACAAGTGGGACCGCGTGGGCCGCGAGCCGCTCGAGCTCGTTGATGAGATCGTGAACGAAATCCAGCTGCAGCCCACCCCGCTGTACTGGCCAGTGGGCATCGCGGGCGATTTCCGCGGCCTAGCCCACATCAACGACGACGGCGAGGCCGATAATTACATCCACTTCATCCGCACCGCTGGTGGTTCCACCATCGCACCGGAGGAACACTACGATCCGGCGGCTGCAGAAGAAAAGGAAGAGGATGTGTGGGAAACCACGGTGGAAGAAGCCGAGCTGCTTGCAGCCGATGGCGCCCTGCACGATCAAGAGCTCTTTGAGCAGTGCGTGACTTCCCCACTCATCTTCGCCTCGGCCATGTTGAACTTCGGCGTCCACCAAATCCTGGATACCCTGTGCGCTATCGCCCCGGCCCCGCATTCCCGCGAATCCGATCCCAAGGCCGTGGAAGCGGCCACCAGCGCCATCGATGAGGTGCGCGAGGTCGCCGATGACTTTTCCGGCGTCGTCTTCAAGGTGCAGGCGGGCATGGACCAAAAGCACCGCGATAACCTGGCGTTTATGCGCGTGGTCTCCGGCGAATTCGAGCGCGGCATGCAGGTCAACCACGCCCAATCCGGGCGCAGCTTTTCCACCAAGTATGCGCTGACGGTCTTTGGCCGCACCCGCGATACCGTGGATACCGCTTACCCGGGCGATATCGTTGGCCTCGTCAACGCGGGCGCGCTGGCGCCCGGCGACACCATCTACTCCGGCAAAAAGGTGCAGTTTAAGCCCATGCCCCAATTCGCCCCGGAGGCCTTCCGCATCCTGCGCGCGAAATCGCTGGGCAAGTACAAGGCCTTCCGCAAGGGCTTGGAGCAGCTCTCGGCCGAGGGCGTGGTGCAGATCCTGCGCAACGATGAGCGCGGCGATGCCTCCCCGGTCATG
This is a stretch of genomic DNA from Corynebacterium accolens. It encodes these proteins:
- the pth gene encoding aminoacyl-tRNA hydrolase, with the protein product MAALTDIIARIFGGPSPAQQGLDPSELEADWLIVGLGNPGAKYAATRHNVGYMAVDDVLAQGGDVLEPVRGMDLEVAPLRWGDTRALAVRTTTFMNLSGDPIAPLAQALGIAADHIIVIHDELDLPANKIRLKQGGNENGHNGLKSLTHNLGTRDYVRVRIGIARPPKGSSVPDYVLAPVDAGPGFDTAIATAAEAAQLIATQGLVQAQNRIHSR
- a CDS encoding potassium channel family protein; translation: MASIFKALGRSRATLDIAPVVVIGLGRFGCSLASELMGHGVEVLGIDSDEKIVRERAPHLTEAISADTTDPAALRQLGIDEVERVIVGIGSHLEASILTVSNLVELGVKDIWAKANSEAHERILRQIGAHHVIRPERDTGRRVAYLLGGRFRDFAEIAPYYGVTQMAAPSSVTGRPLDLGEVWRTYHVQLVSVCQAEGAWAPLADATQLAPTDFIVAAGSPQALEKFSQS
- a CDS encoding TrkH family potassium uptake protein, whose product is MKRLLFLRQWGPARLTATGFLLLILIGTVLLLLPFAEAGDSRASFLSALFTATSAVSLTGLVVVDTGSFWSPAGQVVILALIQLGGLGIMSLASLSGLLLTGRISFKARKTGAYESRPILAGGIRRTLIFTFAFTAVVESIIAAAVTARLMVGYGHSFPRALWEGIFHAISAFNNAGFSTNSDNLVPFVGDAWILLPLAGAVIGGGLGFPVWAELVRHVRRGSEATRRISITARMTLAATGVLLVVGTIFFALTEWNGVLAPMSWGEKILNAFFASVSPRTAGFNTFDYGEVHPVTLMGTDTLMFIGGGSAGTAGGIKVTTACVLLAVMAAEFLGKEKTSIYHRSLPHSVTRQALALSFAGVLVVTLGVAALRFFDPQFSGDQVSFEVMSAFATVGLSTGITASLSAPSQIVLCFIMYLGRVGPTTLVAALAAKNLSRRYSYPEERPFIG
- a CDS encoding SDR family NAD(P)-dependent oxidoreductase; protein product: MTSPYSAARTIVITGASSGIGAAAARQIHRTRPQDNLVIIGRNPDKTKAVAQEVGGQYFLADFESLAQVRQLADDLQQLERIDALGNNGGGIFDGPTMTADGFERTWQVNVVAPFLLTSLLQEKLRDSNATVVNTASLANMLISNFDPADPNTLEHFSPERAYGNAKLADILLARFIDAHGINAVSFHPGVLATEFGKSSKGLTGKVYSGVIGKAFGTAEAGGENLAYFLTGTEGIHFQSGEYYNNRRSLGLQRPIAKNTSVAHRVFEDLGRRLNVEW
- a CDS encoding peptide chain release factor 3, whose translation is MSSVAFEASRRRTFAVIAHPDAGKSTLTEALALHAHVINEAGAVHGKGNRKSTVSDWMDMEKNRGISVASSALQFEYAPEGHEGEPYMINLVDTPGHADFSEDTYRVLTAVDAAVMLIDAAKGLEPQTLKLFRVCKARGLPIVTVINKWDRVGREPLELVDEIVNEIQLQPTPLYWPVGIAGDFRGLAHINDDGEADNYIHFIRTAGGSTIAPEEHYDPAAAEEKEEDVWETTVEEAELLAADGALHDQELFEQCVTSPLIFASAMLNFGVHQILDTLCAIAPAPHSRESDPKAVEAATSAIDEVREVADDFSGVVFKVQAGMDQKHRDNLAFMRVVSGEFERGMQVNHAQSGRSFSTKYALTVFGRTRDTVDTAYPGDIVGLVNAGALAPGDTIYSGKKVQFKPMPQFAPEAFRILRAKSLGKYKAFRKGLEQLSAEGVVQILRNDERGDASPVMAAVGPMQFEVMQARMEFEYNVETVTEPIPYSVARRTDAESAPELGRQRGVEIFTRQDGELIALFGDKWKLAFIEKEHPELTMETLVAD